The genomic interval CTCCCCCTAAGCTCGGAAATTCAAAGGGACAAATCATACAAATTTTATATCGCAGTTTCATAATGTCACGCAGCCTATTTCGTTGTAATTATGTCTTGACAGCAATTGCTATGATGTTTCTATCCAGAATTGCTGGTGGCGGGATTCCCTGCAGTAGAAAAAGTTTTCTCAGCATGAGGAAAAAAATCTTTTTCGCGAAGCCTTGCAATCTACCCCTTAGACCTGGTGCAGGACAATCATCTCCAAACATTGCCAAAACTTTGAAGCCTGACGCCCTCAATACTTGTAGGAGGCTCCGCTCAGTGAATGCGATCTCATGTGTAAAATCGATATACCTTCCTCTTAGGTTGAACGGGTTAGCAGCATTTACAGTTTTTATAAAGCATTTTCCACCTCTTTTTAATGCTTTATGAACAAGCGTTAAGAAAGGAACTATTTGGTTCTTTGGGAAGTGTTCAATTATATCGTTTAAAACTATGACATCAAACTCATTTTCTCTTTGAGAAAGAAATCTAAAAGCGTCAATCAGCATAACATTAGATGTCACAAATTTTTTGACAAATGATACTTCTTCTGGAC from Candidatus Methanomethylicota archaeon carries:
- a CDS encoding class I SAM-dependent methyltransferase, whose product is MQIENHNAYYSIDIYVHANLLGAKISLENIKKNFEEMRHCYRHWYFKYLPREKDARILDVGCGMGHFLYFLINEGYNNVYGIDISPEEVSFVKKFVTSNVMLIDAFRFLSQRENEFDVIVLNDIIEHFPKNQIVPFLTLVHKALKRGGKCFIKTVNAANPFNLRGRYIDFTHEIAFTERSLLQVLRASGFKVLAMFGDDCPAPGLRGRLQGFAKKIFFLMLRKLFLLQGIPPPAILDRNIIAIAVKT